In Geopsychrobacter electrodiphilus DSM 16401, a single window of DNA contains:
- a CDS encoding phytoene desaturase family protein produces the protein MAYDSIVIGAGLSGLTSALLLARSGRKVLILERHHQPAPVVRGFSRDGLYFDSGFHYVGGLGAAGPLGSFLGHLGLAARLEIFPYAERGFDRLRIAATGETFALPVGFAAIKAELGERFPAARAKLESYLDLIAQQWCSFPYLDLDADISAFGMQTVHGPSLYERLQEFSTWPQLQGLLSMHSLLYGVPPEDAPETLNAQVAGSYYHSVHGIVGGGRALVEALLELLTNAGVEVRCRAEVTAVRTDAGAVSGVQLLSGEKIPARELVVTLNPALLPKMLPPGVLRPAYLKRLNNLRQTSSAYIVFARSAKPLEFLRHRNLFIQQQAGIFGHDAQKPLTERSIYLTAADQGRDGALMGLIGIVPASYAEVAAWDSKDQRHARDYQAHKTAIGETLLRMFAANCPELADLELLELATPLTLRDYSNAPAGAIYGVGRFIGQYNPSPVTRLPGLFLSGQAIAAPGLLGALVASYLTCGSILGHEHLRKELKIWR, from the coding sequence ATGGCTTATGATTCTATCGTTATCGGAGCGGGGCTCTCCGGTCTGACCTCCGCACTGCTGCTCGCCCGCAGCGGTCGTAAGGTGCTGATCCTCGAGCGACACCACCAGCCGGCACCGGTGGTGCGTGGCTTCAGCCGTGACGGTCTGTATTTCGACAGCGGTTTCCACTACGTCGGTGGCCTGGGAGCAGCTGGCCCCTTGGGCTCATTTTTGGGGCATCTGGGGCTGGCCGCCAGGCTGGAGATTTTCCCCTATGCCGAGCGGGGGTTCGATCGGTTACGCATCGCGGCAACCGGTGAGACCTTTGCGCTGCCGGTCGGCTTCGCGGCGATCAAGGCTGAGCTGGGGGAGAGGTTCCCCGCCGCCCGCGCCAAGCTTGAGAGTTATCTGGATCTGATCGCTCAGCAATGGTGCTCCTTCCCCTATCTGGATCTGGATGCCGATATCAGCGCTTTCGGCATGCAGACGGTTCATGGACCATCCCTGTATGAACGCCTGCAGGAATTCAGTACCTGGCCGCAGTTGCAGGGTCTGCTCTCGATGCACAGCCTGCTCTATGGTGTTCCCCCGGAAGATGCGCCGGAAACCCTGAACGCTCAGGTTGCCGGTTCCTATTACCACTCGGTGCATGGGATTGTCGGGGGTGGCCGGGCGCTGGTCGAGGCTCTACTTGAACTTCTGACCAACGCGGGGGTGGAAGTTCGGTGTCGCGCAGAGGTCACAGCCGTGCGCACGGATGCTGGTGCTGTCAGCGGTGTTCAGCTGCTCAGCGGCGAGAAAATACCGGCCAGAGAGCTGGTGGTCACCCTGAATCCGGCGCTGCTGCCAAAGATGTTGCCGCCGGGAGTGTTGCGACCGGCTTATCTGAAGCGTTTAAATAATTTACGTCAGACCTCATCTGCCTATATAGTGTTCGCCAGAAGCGCAAAACCCCTCGAATTCCTGCGCCACAGAAACCTCTTTATTCAGCAGCAAGCCGGGATCTTCGGTCATGACGCACAGAAGCCACTGACTGAGCGCTCCATCTACCTGACCGCAGCAGATCAGGGGCGGGATGGTGCGCTTATGGGTTTGATCGGCATCGTTCCCGCGAGTTATGCTGAAGTCGCGGCCTGGGACAGCAAAGATCAACGTCATGCCCGGGATTACCAGGCGCATAAAACTGCGATCGGAGAAACCCTTTTGCGGATGTTCGCGGCGAATTGCCCAGAACTCGCTGACCTGGAACTCCTTGAACTGGCAACCCCATTGACCCTGCGCGATTATTCCAATGCTCCGGCGGGAGCAATTTACGGGGTCGGGCGCTTCATTGGCCAGTATAATCCGTCCCCGGTGACCCGTTTGCCCGGCCTGTTTCTGTCCGGTCAGGCGATTGCCGCTCCCGGTCTATTGGGGGCCCTGGTTGCCAGCTACCTGACCTGTGGTTCGATCCTGGGCCATGAACATCTGCGAAAAGAGCTAAAAATATGGCGTTAG
- a CDS encoding beta-ketoacyl-[acyl-carrier-protein] synthase family protein — translation MYRVAITGIGIVSCLGNNLQEVGAALRAGRSGIVIDPRRVEMGFRSPLTGQISNFDDSLLSRKQRKSMPDFAVWAYATARDALAQAGLDAAAIANDMTGLIYGCDSSCVAAVEQVAVLAEKGDTHSIGSGQIFRSMTSTVTMNLNTLLQTRGACWSLSSACSSGGHAVGQAADLIRLGRQERVICGGAQEINWQSMCSFDGLGAFSPRVEDPCAASRPFDAERDGLVPSGGATSVVLERYDLAEKRGACILGELLGYGFSSDGGQLAVPSHDGISRAMRMALDQSGLAAAEIDYLSAHATSTPAGDAAEAANIRAVFGASTPPISSLKSMTGHELWMSGASQVVYATIMAQQKFIAPNINYTRPSADTAGLNIIRETIHQAPSKVLCNSAGFGGTNSALVLRFS, via the coding sequence TTGTATCGCGTTGCTATCACCGGAATCGGAATCGTCTCCTGCCTAGGGAACAATCTTCAGGAAGTGGGCGCCGCCTTGCGCGCCGGGCGCTCCGGAATTGTCATTGATCCGCGGCGGGTCGAGATGGGTTTTCGCAGTCCGTTGACCGGGCAGATCAGTAACTTTGATGACAGCCTGCTGTCACGCAAGCAGCGCAAGAGCATGCCCGATTTTGCGGTCTGGGCCTATGCCACGGCACGGGATGCGCTGGCGCAGGCCGGGCTTGACGCGGCAGCAATCGCGAATGATATGACCGGCCTGATTTACGGCTGCGATTCAAGCTGTGTCGCGGCGGTGGAACAGGTCGCTGTCCTGGCCGAAAAGGGAGACACTCACTCCATCGGCAGTGGCCAGATCTTCCGTTCTATGACTTCGACCGTCACCATGAACCTCAACACCCTGTTGCAAACCCGCGGCGCCTGCTGGTCCCTCAGTTCGGCCTGTTCCAGTGGCGGACACGCCGTCGGGCAGGCCGCCGATCTGATCCGTCTCGGGCGTCAGGAACGCGTGATCTGTGGCGGTGCCCAGGAGATCAACTGGCAATCGATGTGCAGTTTTGACGGGCTGGGGGCCTTTTCGCCGCGCGTTGAGGACCCTTGCGCTGCCAGCCGCCCCTTCGACGCCGAACGCGATGGCCTGGTGCCGAGCGGCGGTGCCACAAGCGTCGTGCTGGAGCGTTACGATCTGGCTGAAAAAAGGGGAGCCTGCATTCTGGGTGAACTGCTCGGTTATGGTTTCTCCTCGGATGGGGGACAGCTAGCGGTGCCGAGTCACGACGGGATCAGTCGGGCGATGCGCATGGCCCTGGATCAGAGCGGCCTCGCGGCGGCCGAGATCGATTATCTCTCTGCCCATGCGACGTCGACCCCGGCGGGTGATGCTGCCGAGGCGGCCAATATCCGGGCTGTCTTCGGGGCCAGCACGCCACCGATTTCATCCCTGAAATCGATGACCGGTCATGAACTTTGGATGTCGGGGGCCTCGCAGGTGGTCTATGCGACGATCATGGCCCAGCAGAAATTTATTGCGCCGAATATCAACTATACCCGGCCGAGCGCTGACACTGCCGGACTGAACATCATTCGCGAGACCATTCATCAGGCCCCATCGAAGGTGCTGTGTAATTCAGCCGGCTTTGGCGGCACCAACTCTGCGCTTGTCCTCCGGTTTTCCTGA
- the fabG gene encoding 3-oxoacyl-ACP reductase FabG codes for MTENARIALVTGASRGIGAAIARELASAGFAIWLNYRSDHLAAEQVAKEIEAAGGICILVPFDVADPVAVEAALEPLLKEQVPFVLVNNAGFARDGIMAMMSQSDWGNVLAVHLNGFFNVTRLVVARMLRKRQGRIINIVSTSGESGVAGQVNYSAAKAGLIGATRSLAAEVGRRNILVNAVSPGFITTEMTAELSQAQILPLIPLGRFGTPEEVSGLVGFLCSERASYITGQVFAVNGGVHI; via the coding sequence TTGACTGAAAATGCGAGGATAGCTCTGGTGACCGGGGCGAGTCGAGGAATCGGCGCTGCGATTGCGCGTGAGCTGGCGTCAGCCGGTTTTGCGATCTGGCTGAATTATCGCAGCGATCATCTGGCGGCTGAGCAAGTCGCTAAAGAGATTGAAGCCGCCGGGGGAATTTGCATCCTGGTTCCTTTTGATGTCGCTGATCCCGTCGCGGTTGAGGCCGCGTTGGAACCCTTGCTCAAGGAGCAGGTGCCTTTCGTGCTGGTGAATAATGCCGGTTTTGCGCGCGATGGCATCATGGCGATGATGAGTCAGTCCGACTGGGGCAATGTCCTCGCCGTTCACCTCAACGGCTTTTTCAATGTTACCCGTCTGGTGGTCGCCCGGATGCTGAGGAAGCGTCAGGGGCGGATCATCAATATTGTCTCGACTTCGGGTGAATCCGGAGTCGCTGGCCAGGTCAACTATTCGGCGGCCAAGGCCGGACTGATCGGCGCGACCCGTTCTTTGGCCGCAGAAGTCGGGCGCCGGAATATTCTGGTCAATGCCGTCTCGCCGGGGTTTATCACGACTGAAATGACCGCCGAACTGTCGCAGGCGCAGATTCTGCCATTGATCCCTCTGGGGCGGTTCGGAACACCGGAAGAGGTCTCGGGCCTCGTCGGTTTTCTCTGTTCTGAGCGGGCGAGCTACATCACGGGTCAGGTCTTTGCCGTCAACGGCGGCGTGCATATTTAA
- a CDS encoding glycerophosphodiester phosphodiesterase: MKANLLFPADPTVFIIAHRGARSSAPENTLAAADCALRQGAQMWELDVCLTADGIPVVMHDDSLQRTTDISRRPEFAGQAPWRVCDLTLDETRRLDAGSWFAASDPFGTVAAHEISDHQLASYVGCRLPTLEEALHFTREKDWTVNVEIKDHARLKGHSRVTASVVEMIRSCDMVERVLLSSFQHQYLAEARTRLPQLARAVLVEGTRPADPLELCRAYAATAYHPAAALVTKEDVARLRTAGIHVNVWTVNDVETIDELTVMGVSGLITDFPARTRQVVDHLLQLKQSK; this comes from the coding sequence TTGAAAGCAAACCTTCTGTTCCCGGCAGACCCGACGGTGTTCATCATTGCTCATCGTGGTGCCCGCAGCAGCGCGCCAGAAAATACCCTCGCCGCCGCGGACTGCGCCCTCCGCCAGGGAGCGCAGATGTGGGAGCTGGACGTCTGCCTCACCGCAGATGGTATCCCGGTGGTTATGCATGACGACAGCCTTCAACGCACCACGGATATTTCCCGGCGCCCGGAATTTGCCGGTCAAGCTCCCTGGCGCGTCTGTGATCTGACTCTGGATGAAACCCGCCGGCTGGATGCCGGCAGCTGGTTTGCCGCCTCGGACCCCTTCGGCACTGTAGCCGCACACGAAATCAGTGATCATCAACTTGCGAGCTATGTCGGTTGCCGGCTTCCGACCCTTGAGGAGGCGCTGCACTTCACCCGCGAAAAGGACTGGACGGTTAACGTCGAGATCAAGGACCACGCGCGGCTCAAGGGGCATAGCCGCGTGACAGCCAGTGTGGTGGAAATGATCCGCTCTTGCGACATGGTGGAGAGGGTCCTGTTGTCCTCATTTCAACATCAGTATCTCGCCGAAGCGCGCACCCGGCTCCCGCAACTGGCGCGCGCCGTTCTGGTGGAAGGGACGCGCCCCGCTGACCCGCTGGAGCTCTGTCGCGCATACGCAGCGACGGCCTATCATCCCGCTGCCGCGTTGGTCACCAAAGAGGATGTCGCGCGGCTGCGCACGGCGGGGATTCATGTCAATGTCTGGACAGTCAACGACGTTGAAACAATAGATGAACTCACGGTCATGGGCGTAAGCGGCCTGATTACAGATTTTCCTGCCCGCACCCGGCAGGTAGTGGACCATCTCCTGCAGTTGAAGCAGAGCAAATAG
- a CDS encoding potassium transporter Kup, whose translation MKQPVNPVPDSDQPPGHPRSSLAALSLAALGVVFGDIGTSPLYALKECFHSSHGLVPTPDNVLGILSLIFWALILVISFKYLSFILRADNNGEGGIMALTALILPRKARDQGNRKLLVILGLFGAALLYGDGMITPAISVLSAIEGLKIVTPSIAPLIIPLTVAVLVILFFFQSRGTGKIGAVFGPLTLVWFLVLALLGIRQIITYPQVLMAASPHYALHFLYNNGWPAFLVLGSVFLVVTGGEALYADMGHFGVRPIRLVWFSLVLPALVINYFGQGALLLSHPEALENPFYHMAPHWALVPLVVLATAATIIASQAVISGSFSITMQAIQLGFSPRLTVSHTSAKERGQIYLPAVNWLLMFSCIGLVIGFGSSSNLAAAYGFSVTTDMIITTLLFFFVTRERFHWPLRTSLLLCGGFLIFDLAFFGANFAKILHGGWFPLLVASLVFTLMSTWKTGRRILSKRLREGSLSISNFLSSISVSMPPRVEGTAVFMSGNLHIAPPAMLHNLKHNRVLHQRIIILAVVTEDVPHVPEARRSELEDVGEGIYLLVLSYGFMDEPDVPQVLSTLEVGGRPFKLMETTFFLGRETIIPSSRPGMALWREHLFTTMSRNARTATSFFGLPPNRVVELGMQIEI comes from the coding sequence GTGAAACAACCAGTCAATCCTGTTCCAGACAGCGATCAACCTCCGGGGCATCCGCGCAGCTCCCTCGCCGCACTGAGTCTGGCTGCTCTTGGGGTCGTCTTCGGGGATATCGGGACGAGCCCGCTCTACGCTCTGAAGGAATGCTTTCACAGCAGTCATGGACTGGTGCCGACTCCGGACAACGTGCTCGGGATCCTTTCCCTGATTTTTTGGGCCCTGATCCTGGTCATCTCCTTCAAATATCTCAGCTTCATCCTGCGCGCCGATAATAATGGGGAAGGCGGGATCATGGCCCTGACCGCCCTGATTCTGCCACGGAAAGCGCGCGATCAGGGAAACCGGAAGCTGCTGGTGATCCTCGGCCTGTTCGGCGCCGCCCTGCTTTACGGTGATGGCATGATTACCCCGGCGATTTCGGTTCTCTCGGCGATTGAAGGGCTGAAAATTGTGACGCCATCGATCGCTCCCCTGATTATTCCACTGACGGTCGCGGTCCTGGTTATTCTCTTCTTCTTCCAGTCGCGGGGTACGGGCAAGATCGGCGCGGTCTTCGGCCCACTCACCCTGGTCTGGTTTTTGGTCCTGGCCCTCCTCGGGATCCGCCAGATCATCACCTACCCTCAGGTTTTAATGGCGGCCAGTCCGCATTACGCCCTGCACTTCCTGTACAATAATGGCTGGCCGGCTTTTTTGGTTCTCGGCTCGGTGTTTCTGGTCGTCACCGGCGGCGAGGCGCTCTATGCTGATATGGGCCATTTTGGCGTGCGTCCGATCCGGCTGGTCTGGTTCAGCCTGGTCTTGCCGGCGCTGGTCATCAATTATTTCGGCCAAGGCGCGCTGTTACTCTCACACCCTGAGGCCTTGGAAAATCCCTTCTATCACATGGCACCACACTGGGCGCTGGTGCCGCTGGTGGTGCTGGCCACCGCAGCCACCATTATCGCCTCGCAAGCGGTTATTTCGGGGTCTTTCTCCATCACTATGCAGGCGATCCAGCTCGGTTTCAGCCCGCGTCTGACCGTCTCCCATACCTCAGCCAAGGAACGCGGGCAGATTTACCTGCCTGCCGTCAACTGGCTGCTGATGTTCAGCTGCATCGGTCTTGTTATTGGCTTCGGCTCCTCCAGCAACCTGGCCGCCGCCTACGGCTTTTCGGTGACCACCGACATGATCATTACCACCCTGCTCTTTTTCTTCGTGACCCGCGAACGCTTCCACTGGCCGCTCAGGACATCCCTGCTGCTTTGTGGCGGCTTCCTGATTTTCGATCTCGCCTTCTTCGGCGCCAACTTCGCCAAAATACTGCACGGCGGCTGGTTCCCGCTGTTGGTCGCGAGCCTGGTCTTTACCCTGATGTCAACCTGGAAGACCGGGCGCAGAATCCTCTCCAAACGGCTGCGCGAGGGATCCCTGTCGATCAGCAACTTCCTCTCCTCGATCAGCGTCTCCATGCCGCCGCGGGTTGAGGGGACCGCGGTCTTCATGTCCGGCAACTTGCATATTGCGCCCCCGGCGATGTTGCACAATCTCAAGCACAACCGGGTTCTGCACCAGCGCATTATTATTCTCGCCGTCGTCACCGAGGATGTGCCGCATGTGCCGGAAGCCCGGCGGAGCGAGTTGGAAGATGTCGGTGAGGGGATCTATCTGCTGGTGCTGAGTTACGGTTTCATGGATGAACCGGATGTACCGCAGGTGCTCTCAACTCTTGAGGTGGGGGGGCGTCCTTTTAAGTTGATGGAGACGACCTTCTTCCTGGGGCGCGAGACGATCATCCCCTCGTCCCGGCCGGGGATGGCTCTCTGGCGCGAACATCTTTTCACTACCATGTCACGCAACGCCCGTACCGCCACCAGTTTCTTTGGTCTGCCGCCGAACCGCGTCGTCGAACTGGGAATGCAGATCGAGATCTGA
- a CDS encoding protein translocase subunit SecDF, which translates to MSNQLKRRLGLTLFFLLLSFLSLAPTFTSQLPAWWKSPLPQEKVHLGLDLQGGSQLVLAVKTDVAVAGYMDRLATELEDELVTANSPFKSITRTSGNQLQLVLYDRDIATGIHDRVKKSHPDLDVSQPAEQSGMFPVQISIPAKTGQKLKDRTVLQALETIRNRIDQFGVSEPLVQREGADHIVVQLPGIKDPQRAIDLIGKTALLEFKLLAKGVDPATPAASLPADVQILMEKRVDSQGVEVGQIPLAVQKRAVITGDLLKDAQVRMDPRTNSPYVSITFDTVGARIFDQVTAANVGKRFAIVLDNTIYSAPVIQERISGGSAQISGAFSAKEAADLAIVLRAGSLPAPVEIIQNVTVGPSLGLDSIHKGLMAGAVGVLVVMLFMAIYYRFAGLVANVGLILNILLLMGVLAALGATLTLPGIAAIVLLVGMSVDANVLIFERIKEELGLGRTPGASLSAGYDKAFLTIMDSHVTTLITAAVLFQFGTGPVKGFAVSLSLGILINLFTSLVTTRIIFDLVHNRFRLKSSSFGGTGFALLKNLHINFIGKRALAFLLSAIIVLTGLVGVVQISRGAANLGTDFTGGTAVQLKFNKPPSLNAARDILARHGLKEATLQEIHEGNKLQIKVGKSYQHEGSVADAIKNSFTKEMPDNGFVVESSSEIGPSIGHKLKQDTLVAVAISLFAILCYVGWRFDLKFAVGALAATLHDVLALFAVFYVMDKEINLLFITAVLTIAGYSLTDTVVVFDRTRENLRKGTSEPLETIFNRSLNEVFSRTIVTSLTTFLAAASLYFFGGEVIHDFAFALVVGVVIATYSSIFVASPVVIEWCLRTNRKKPDTPDTKAQLPAVDAPKTGPGASLPKEIKAR; encoded by the coding sequence ATGTCCAATCAACTTAAACGAAGACTGGGTCTGACCCTCTTCTTTCTCCTATTGTCGTTTTTATCGCTGGCTCCAACCTTCACCAGCCAACTCCCCGCCTGGTGGAAAAGTCCTCTTCCTCAAGAGAAAGTCCACCTCGGCCTCGACCTGCAGGGCGGCTCACAGCTGGTGCTGGCGGTCAAAACAGACGTCGCCGTTGCCGGCTACATGGATCGCCTGGCGACTGAGCTGGAGGATGAACTCGTCACCGCCAACTCCCCCTTCAAAAGCATCACCCGGACGAGCGGCAACCAGCTGCAGCTGGTGCTGTATGACCGGGACATCGCAACCGGTATCCACGACCGTGTGAAAAAATCTCACCCTGATCTCGACGTATCACAGCCCGCCGAACAGTCCGGGATGTTCCCGGTACAGATCAGTATCCCCGCCAAAACCGGGCAGAAGCTGAAAGACCGCACGGTTCTGCAGGCATTGGAGACGATCCGTAACCGCATCGACCAATTCGGGGTCTCAGAACCGCTGGTTCAACGCGAAGGGGCGGATCACATCGTCGTCCAGCTGCCCGGCATCAAGGACCCGCAGCGCGCCATCGACCTGATCGGCAAGACCGCGCTGCTCGAATTCAAGCTGCTGGCCAAGGGCGTCGATCCGGCAACCCCGGCTGCGTCCCTGCCCGCCGACGTGCAAATTCTGATGGAGAAGCGGGTCGACTCCCAGGGCGTCGAAGTGGGCCAGATCCCCCTGGCTGTGCAAAAACGCGCCGTCATTACCGGCGATCTGCTCAAGGATGCGCAGGTGAGGATGGACCCCCGGACCAACAGCCCCTACGTCTCCATCACCTTCGACACAGTGGGCGCCAGAATTTTCGACCAGGTCACCGCGGCCAACGTCGGCAAGCGCTTTGCCATCGTACTGGACAACACCATCTATTCGGCGCCGGTGATTCAGGAGCGGATCTCGGGCGGCAGCGCCCAGATCAGCGGAGCCTTCAGCGCCAAGGAGGCGGCCGACCTGGCGATCGTGCTGCGCGCCGGGTCGCTGCCTGCCCCGGTCGAGATCATCCAGAACGTGACCGTCGGCCCTTCTCTCGGTCTGGATTCCATTCATAAGGGGCTGATGGCCGGCGCCGTCGGCGTGCTGGTGGTCATGCTCTTCATGGCCATCTACTACCGCTTCGCCGGGCTGGTGGCCAATGTCGGTCTGATACTAAACATCCTGTTGCTCATGGGCGTCCTGGCCGCCCTCGGTGCCACCCTGACCCTGCCGGGAATTGCCGCCATCGTGCTGCTGGTCGGCATGTCGGTCGATGCCAACGTGCTGATCTTCGAACGCATCAAGGAAGAGTTGGGTCTGGGGCGAACGCCAGGGGCCAGTCTGTCCGCCGGGTACGACAAGGCCTTTCTGACCATCATGGATTCCCATGTGACGACCCTGATCACTGCGGCAGTGCTGTTCCAGTTCGGCACCGGCCCGGTCAAGGGGTTCGCGGTCTCCCTGAGCTTGGGGATCCTCATCAACCTCTTCACCTCCCTGGTGACGACCCGGATCATTTTTGATCTGGTACATAACCGCTTTCGCCTGAAAAGCAGCAGCTTCGGCGGCACCGGCTTTGCCCTGCTGAAAAATCTGCACATCAACTTCATCGGTAAACGCGCCCTCGCCTTTCTGCTCTCGGCAATCATCGTCCTCACCGGCCTGGTCGGGGTGGTCCAGATCTCCCGCGGCGCCGCCAACCTCGGCACCGACTTTACCGGCGGCACCGCCGTGCAGCTCAAATTCAACAAACCCCCATCCCTCAACGCCGCCCGCGATATTCTCGCCCGCCACGGGCTGAAGGAGGCGACCCTGCAGGAGATCCACGAGGGGAACAAGCTGCAGATCAAGGTCGGCAAAAGCTACCAGCACGAGGGAAGTGTCGCCGATGCGATCAAAAACTCCTTCACCAAGGAGATGCCGGATAATGGTTTCGTCGTGGAATCCTCCAGCGAGATCGGCCCTTCTATCGGCCACAAGCTCAAACAGGATACCCTGGTGGCGGTGGCGATTTCGCTCTTCGCCATTCTCTGCTATGTCGGCTGGCGCTTCGACCTCAAATTTGCCGTCGGCGCCCTGGCCGCCACCCTGCATGACGTGCTGGCGCTGTTCGCGGTGTTCTATGTCATGGACAAGGAGATCAACCTGCTGTTTATTACCGCCGTGCTGACCATCGCCGGCTACTCCCTGACCGATACGGTCGTGGTCTTTGACCGCACCCGCGAGAACCTGCGCAAGGGAACCTCGGAACCGCTGGAGACCATCTTCAACCGCAGCCTCAACGAGGTCTTCTCGCGGACCATCGTCACCTCGCTGACAACCTTTCTCGCCGCGGCTTCTCTCTACTTCTTCGGCGGCGAGGTGATTCATGACTTCGCCTTCGCGCTGGTCGTCGGGGTGGTCATCGCCACCTACTCTTCCATCTTCGTCGCCAGCCCGGTGGTCATCGAATGGTGCCTGCGAACGAACAGAAAAAAACCTGACACTCCGGACACAAAAGCGCAACTGCCCGCAGTCGACGCGCCTAAAACCGGTCCGGGTGCTTCTCTCCCCAAGGAGATCAAGGCACGCTGA
- a CDS encoding ATP-binding protein → MSEMNPQEERLLHALIKIGREFISTVDLDELLTRILTASREVFGFENAIIRLLDTERGLLVTAASYGYEPAAADYEISLGEGIMGVVAQTAAPLLVGDLATAAYVQGISDARSELAVPLLVNDRLIGVFNVESPVADAFTTSDIEPLMTLAGLAAVAIENARLYAELRQADEENRSLNQLNQRILESSGLGIYTLDRELRVSSWNRQMEQSSGVKSTEILGQSLLEKFPALHDEGFDQALLHVLRMGTSESLRLAHRNLKGELRFQKRRLSPLYEADETSGVLVIVEDITEFRRLLEQTIQSEKLVDIGRLTAGIAHEVNNPLAVISYAVQLLQRETVIGPESAELLARIAGETERLKVLTGGLTSFTRQADTRLGPVDLNQVIKDVLLLVHYELLNKQIEVTRSLPPLPVLQADANKLKQVFFNLLINAAQVLPRGGRIQVASGIDAGGRVFATIGDNGPGVAAVIREQIFEPFFTTKVAGEGTGLGLYLCRNILIEHHGSLILEESPEGGALFRLCLPLDPPE, encoded by the coding sequence ATGTCTGAAATGAATCCCCAAGAAGAACGCCTGCTGCACGCCCTCATCAAAATCGGCCGCGAGTTTATCTCCACCGTCGATCTCGATGAACTCCTCACCCGGATTCTTACTGCCTCGCGTGAAGTGTTCGGGTTTGAGAATGCCATCATCCGCCTGCTGGATACCGAGCGCGGACTGCTGGTGACGGCCGCTTCTTATGGCTATGAACCCGCTGCGGCCGATTATGAAATATCTTTGGGTGAAGGGATCATGGGGGTTGTGGCCCAGACCGCGGCACCCTTACTCGTGGGTGATCTGGCAACCGCCGCTTATGTGCAGGGGATCAGTGACGCACGTTCGGAATTGGCAGTCCCCCTGCTCGTCAATGATCGTCTCATCGGCGTCTTTAACGTCGAAAGTCCTGTGGCCGATGCGTTTACAACCAGCGACATTGAACCACTCATGACCCTGGCCGGGCTGGCGGCCGTCGCCATCGAAAATGCCCGACTCTACGCGGAATTGCGTCAGGCCGATGAAGAGAATCGCAGCCTGAATCAACTGAATCAGCGCATTCTCGAAAGTTCCGGGTTAGGGATCTACACCCTCGATCGAGAGTTGCGGGTCAGCTCCTGGAACCGGCAGATGGAGCAGAGCAGCGGGGTGAAAAGCACCGAAATTCTCGGCCAGTCGCTGCTGGAGAAATTCCCTGCCCTGCATGACGAGGGTTTTGATCAGGCGTTGCTGCATGTTTTACGCATGGGAACTTCGGAAAGTTTGCGCCTGGCGCATCGCAATCTCAAGGGGGAGCTGCGTTTTCAAAAAAGGCGTCTTTCGCCGCTGTATGAAGCCGATGAAACCTCAGGCGTGCTGGTGATAGTCGAGGACATCACCGAATTTCGGCGGCTGCTCGAGCAGACGATTCAGTCGGAGAAGCTGGTCGATATCGGCCGTCTGACTGCCGGGATAGCCCATGAGGTCAACAACCCGCTGGCGGTCATCTCCTATGCGGTGCAGCTGCTGCAGCGCGAGACAGTCATCGGCCCGGAATCAGCCGAACTGCTCGCGCGCATTGCGGGAGAAACGGAGCGCTTAAAGGTGCTGACCGGTGGGCTGACGAGTTTCACCCGCCAGGCGGATACGCGACTGGGACCGGTCGATCTCAACCAGGTCATCAAAGATGTGCTGTTGCTGGTGCACTATGAATTGTTGAACAAGCAGATCGAAGTCACCAGGTCACTCCCCCCGTTGCCGGTGCTTCAGGCCGACGCCAACAAATTGAAACAGGTGTTTTTCAATCTGCTGATCAATGCCGCCCAGGTCCTGCCCCGCGGGGGACGGATTCAGGTCGCATCCGGGATTGACGCCGGCGGACGGGTCTTTGCCACTATTGGCGATAACGGCCCGGGAGTGGCCGCAGTGATCCGTGAACAGATTTTCGAGCCATTTTTCACGACCAAGGTGGCAGGCGAAGGGACCGGGCTCGGACTTTACCTCTGCCGCAATATTTTGATCGAGCATCACGGCAGTCTCATCCTGGAAGAGAGCCCCGAGGGGGGAGCGCTTTTCCGCTTGTGTCTCCCGCTTGATCCCCCTGAATAA